From a region of the Canis lupus dingo isolate Sandy chromosome 5, ASM325472v2, whole genome shotgun sequence genome:
- the FCSK gene encoding L-fucose kinase isoform X4 produces MEQPKGVDWTVIILTCQYKDSVHVFQRELEVRQKREQIPARTLLLAVEDPETRVGSGGATLNALLVAAEHLSARAGFTVVTSDVLHSARILILHMGRDFPLDDCGRAFTCLPVENPQAPVEAVVCNLDCLLDIMSHRLGPGSPPGVWVCSTDMLLSVPLDPGISWDNFRGARVIALPGSMAYAQNHGVYLTDSQGFVLDIYYQGTEAEIQLCARPDGRVPLLSLFFDILLCMAQNVNREDFLSGHPPEMGQGDSDIAGYLQAARAELWRELRDQPLTMAYVPDGSYSYMTSSASEFLYSLTFPGAPSAQVVHSQVEEPQLLGAESSVVSCLLEGPVQLGPGSVLQHCHLQGPVHIGTGCLVSGLDAAQCEALHGLELHDLVLQGHHVRLHGAPSRVFTVFGRLDSWERRGIGTYLNMSWSEFFQKTGVRSWDLWDPDTPPAERSLLGARLFPVLHPSRTLGPQDMLWMLDPQEDGGKALRAWRACWRLSWEQLQPCLDRAATLAFRRDLFFRQALLKARHVLEARQDLSLRPLIRAAVREGCPRPLLATLDQVAAAAGDPGVAARALACVADVLGCMAEGQGGLRSGPAANPEWMRPFSYLECGDLAGGVQALAQERDKWLSRPALLVRAARHYEGAGQILIRQAVMSAQNFVSTEPVELPAPGQWVVAECPARVDFSGGWSDTPPLAYELGGAVLGLAVRVDGRRPIGARARRIPEPELWLAVGPRQDKMAMKIVCWSLDDLQDYCQPHAPGALLKAAFICAGIVHVGSKLSLREQLLHTFGGGFELHTWSELPHGSGLGTSSILAGTALAALQRAAGRLVGTEALIHAVLHLEQVLTTGGGWQDQVGGLMPGIKVGRSRAQLPLKVEVEEITVPEGFVQKLNDHLLLVYTGKTRLARNLLQDVLRSWYARLPAVVQNAHSLVRHTEECAEAFRQGSLPLLGQCLTTYWEQKKLMAPGCEPLAVRRMMDVLAPHVHGQSLAGAGGGGFLYLLTKEPRQKETLEAVLAKTEGLGNYSVHLVEVDTQGLSLQLLGDETST; encoded by the exons ATGGAGCAGCCGAAGGGGGTCGATTGGACGGTCATCATCCTGACATGCCAGTACAAGGATAGTGTCCACGTCTTCCAGAGAG AGCTGGAAGTGCGACAGAAGCGGGAGCAGATCCCGGCCAGGACACTGTTACTGGCTGTGGAGGACCCTGAGACACGTGTGGGCAGCGGAGGAGCCACCCTCAACGCCCTGCTGGTGGCTGCCGAACACCTGAGTGCCCGGGCAGGCTTCACC GTGGTGACATCTGATGTCCTGCACTCCGCCCGGATCCTTATCCTGCACATG GGCCGGGATTTCCCTTTGGATGACTGTGGCAGGGCCTTCACCTGCCTCCCTGTGGAGAACCCCCAGGCACCAGTGGAGGCTGTCGTCTGCAACCTGGACTGCTTGCTGGACATCATGAGTCATCGG cTGGGCCCGGGCTCCCCGCCAGGTGTATGGGTTTGCAGCACCGACATGCTGCTGTCTGTTCCTCTGGACCCAG GGATCAGCTGGGACAACTTCCGGGGAGCCAGAGTGATTGCCCTTCCAGGGAGCATGGCCTATGCCCAGAACCATGGTGTTTACCTCACCGACTCCCAG GGCTTTGTTTTGGATATTTACTACCAGGGCACGGAGGCAGAGATACAACTGTGTGCCAGGCCGGATGGGCGAGTGCCACTG CTGTCTCTCTTTTTCGACATCCTGCTCTGCATGGCTCAGAATGTGAACAGGGAGGACTTCCTGTCAGGACATCCCCCGGAGATGGGGCAAGGTGACTCAGACATCGCAGGTTATCTGCAGGCTGCCCGGGCTGAGCTGTGGAGGGAGCTTCGCGATCAGCCCCTCACCATGG CTTACGTCCCTGATGGCAGCTACAGCTACATGACCAGCTCAGCCAGTGAGTTCCTGTATAGCCTCACGTTCCCAGGGGCTCCCAGTGCGCAGGTAGTGCACTCCCAGGTGGAG GAGCCGCAGCTCCTGGGGGCCGAGAGCTCCGTGGTCAGCTGCCTGCTGGAGGGCCCTGTCCAGCTGGGTCCTGGGAGTGTCCTGCAGCACTGCCACCTTCAG GGCCCTGTTCACATTGGCACCGGCTGCTTGGTGAGTGGCCTCGATGCGGCCCAGTGTGAGGCACTGCATGGCTTGGAGCTGCACGACCTCGTCTTGCAGGGACATCATGTGCGGCTGCATGGCGCTCCCAGCCGAGTCTTCACGGTCTTTGGCCGTCTGGACAGCTGGGAG agaCGGGGCATAGGAACGTATCTCAACATGTCCTGGAGTGAATTCTTCCAGAAGACAGGTGTTCG ATCCTGGGATCTGTGGGATCCAGACACGCCCCCTGCAGAGCGTTCCCTTCTTGGTGCCCGCCTCTTTCCCGTGCTCCACCCCTCgaggaccctgggaccccaggacatGCTGTGGATGCTGGATCCCCAGGAGGATGGGGGCAAGGCCCTGCGGGCCTGGCGAGCCTGTTGGCGTCTGTCGTGGGAGCAGCTGCAGCCATGCCTGGACCGGGCTGCCACACTGGCCTTCCGCCGGGACCTGTTCTTCCGCCAGGCCCTGCTTAAGGCGAGGCATGTGCTGGAGGCCCGGCAGGATCTCAGCCTGCGCCCGCTGATCCGGGCTGCTGTCCGAGAGGGCTGTCCCAGGCCCCTGCTGGCCACGCTGGACCAGG TTGCAGCTGCTGCAGGAGACCCTGGTGTGGCAGCCCGGGCTCTGGCCTGTGTGGCGGATGTCCTGGGCTGCATGGCAGAGGGCCAAGGGGGCTTACGGAGTGGGCCAGCTGCCAACCCTGAGTGGATGCGGCCCTTCTCATACCTGGAGTGTGGGGACCTGGCTGGGGGTGTGCAGGCGCTTGCCCAGGAGCGGGACAAGTGGCTGAGCAG GCCAGCCCTGCTTGTGCGAGCTGCCCGCCACTACGAGGGAGCTGGGCAGATTCTGATCCGCCAGGCTGTGATGTCAGCCCAGAACTTTGTCTCCACGGAGCCAGTAGAGCTGCCAGCACCTGGGCAATGGGTGGTGGCTGAGTGCCCGGCTCGTGTGGATTTCTCTG GTGGCTGGAGTGACACGCCACCCCTCGCCTATGAGCTTGGTGGGGCAGTACTGGGTTTGGCTGTACGAGTGGATGGCCGTAGGCCCATCGGGGCCAGGGCACGCCGCATCCCAGAGCCTGAGCTGTGGCTGGCAGTGGGGCCTCGGCAGGACAAGATGGCCATGAAGATCGTGTGCTGGAGCCTAGATGACCTGCAGGATTACTGCCAGCCTCATGCCCCAG GGGCTCTGCTGAAGGCAGCCTTCATCTGTGCGGGGATTGTGCATGTCGGCTCCAAGCTTTCGCTGAGAGAGCAGCTGCTGCATACCTTCGGGGGTGGCTTCGAGCTGCACACCTGGTCTGAGCTGCCCCATGGCTCTGGTCTTG GCACAAGCAGCATCCTGGCAGGCACAGCCCTGGCTGCCTTGCAGAGGGCCGCGGGCCGGCTCGTGGGCACAGAGGCCCTGATCCATGCAGTGCTCCACCTGGAACAGGTGCTCACCACAG GAGGTGGCTGGCAGGACCAAGTGGGTGGTCTAATGCCTGGCATCAAGGTGGGGCGCTCTCGGGCTCAGCTGCCACTGAAGGTGGAGGTGGAAGAGATCACTGTGCCTGAGGGCTTTGTCCAGAAGCTCAATGACCACCTGCTCCTGGTGTACACTGGCAAGACCCGGCTGGCACGGAATCTGCTGCAG GATGTGCTGAGGAGCTGGTATGCCCGGCTGCCTGCCGTCGTGCAGAATGCCCACAGCCTGGTACGGCACACGGAGGAATGTGCTGAAGCCTTCCGCCAAG
- the FCSK gene encoding L-fucose kinase isoform X3: protein MEQPKGVDWTVIILTCQYKDSVHVFQRELEVRQKREQIPARTLLLAVEDPETRVGSGGATLNALLVAAEHLSARAGFTVVTSDVLHSARILILHMGRDFPLDDCGRAFTCLPVENPQAPVEAVVCNLDCLLDIMSHRLGPGSPPGVWVCSTDMLLSVPLDPGISWDNFRGARVIALPGSMAYAQNHGVYLTDSQGFVLDIYYQGTEAEIQLCARPDGRVPLVSGVAFFSVETAEHLLATHVSPPLDACTYMGFDSGARPVQNVNREDFLSGHPPEMGQGDSDIAGYLQAARAELWRELRDQPLTMAYVPDGSYSYMTSSASEFLYSLTFPGAPSAQVVHSQVEEPQLLGAESSVVSCLLEGPVQLGPGSVLQHCHLQGPVHIGTGCLVSGLDAAQCEALHGLELHDLVLQGHHVRLHGAPSRVFTVFGRLDSWERRGIGTYLNMSWSEFFQKTGVRSWDLWDPDTPPAERSLLGARLFPVLHPSRTLGPQDMLWMLDPQEDGGKALRAWRACWRLSWEQLQPCLDRAATLAFRRDLFFRQALLKARHVLEARQDLSLRPLIRAAVREGCPRPLLATLDQVAAAAGDPGVAARALACVADVLGCMAEGQGGLRSGPAANPEWMRPFSYLECGDLAGGVQALAQERDKWLSRPALLVRAARHYEGAGQILIRQAVMSAQNFVSTEPVELPAPGQWVVAECPARVDFSGGWSDTPPLAYELGGAVLGLAVRVDGRRPIGARARRIPEPELWLAVGPRQDKMAMKIVCWSLDDLQDYCQPHAPGALLKAAFICAGIVHVGSKLSLREQLLHTFGGGFELHTWSELPHGSGLGTSSILAGTALAALQRAAGRLVGTEALIHAVLHLEQVLTTGGGWQDQVGGLMPGIKVGRSRAQLPLKVEVEEITVPEGFVQKLNDHLLLVYTGKTRLARNLLQDVLRSWYARLPAVVQNAHSLVRHTEECAEAFRQGSLPLLGQCLTTYWEQKKLMAPGCEPLAVRRMMDVLAPHVHGQSLAGAGGGGFLYLLTKEPRQKETLEAVLAKTEGLGNYSVHLVEVDTQGLSLQLLGDETST, encoded by the exons ATGGAGCAGCCGAAGGGGGTCGATTGGACGGTCATCATCCTGACATGCCAGTACAAGGATAGTGTCCACGTCTTCCAGAGAG AGCTGGAAGTGCGACAGAAGCGGGAGCAGATCCCGGCCAGGACACTGTTACTGGCTGTGGAGGACCCTGAGACACGTGTGGGCAGCGGAGGAGCCACCCTCAACGCCCTGCTGGTGGCTGCCGAACACCTGAGTGCCCGGGCAGGCTTCACC GTGGTGACATCTGATGTCCTGCACTCCGCCCGGATCCTTATCCTGCACATG GGCCGGGATTTCCCTTTGGATGACTGTGGCAGGGCCTTCACCTGCCTCCCTGTGGAGAACCCCCAGGCACCAGTGGAGGCTGTCGTCTGCAACCTGGACTGCTTGCTGGACATCATGAGTCATCGG cTGGGCCCGGGCTCCCCGCCAGGTGTATGGGTTTGCAGCACCGACATGCTGCTGTCTGTTCCTCTGGACCCAG GGATCAGCTGGGACAACTTCCGGGGAGCCAGAGTGATTGCCCTTCCAGGGAGCATGGCCTATGCCCAGAACCATGGTGTTTACCTCACCGACTCCCAG GGCTTTGTTTTGGATATTTACTACCAGGGCACGGAGGCAGAGATACAACTGTGTGCCAGGCCGGATGGGCGAGTGCCACTG GTCTCCGGGGTTGCCTTCTTCTCTGTGGAGACTGCTGAGCACCTCCTGGCCACCCATGTGAGCCCACCCTTGGATGCCTGTACCTACATGGGCTTCGACTCTGGAGCCCGGCCTGTCCAG AATGTGAACAGGGAGGACTTCCTGTCAGGACATCCCCCGGAGATGGGGCAAGGTGACTCAGACATCGCAGGTTATCTGCAGGCTGCCCGGGCTGAGCTGTGGAGGGAGCTTCGCGATCAGCCCCTCACCATGG CTTACGTCCCTGATGGCAGCTACAGCTACATGACCAGCTCAGCCAGTGAGTTCCTGTATAGCCTCACGTTCCCAGGGGCTCCCAGTGCGCAGGTAGTGCACTCCCAGGTGGAG GAGCCGCAGCTCCTGGGGGCCGAGAGCTCCGTGGTCAGCTGCCTGCTGGAGGGCCCTGTCCAGCTGGGTCCTGGGAGTGTCCTGCAGCACTGCCACCTTCAG GGCCCTGTTCACATTGGCACCGGCTGCTTGGTGAGTGGCCTCGATGCGGCCCAGTGTGAGGCACTGCATGGCTTGGAGCTGCACGACCTCGTCTTGCAGGGACATCATGTGCGGCTGCATGGCGCTCCCAGCCGAGTCTTCACGGTCTTTGGCCGTCTGGACAGCTGGGAG agaCGGGGCATAGGAACGTATCTCAACATGTCCTGGAGTGAATTCTTCCAGAAGACAGGTGTTCG ATCCTGGGATCTGTGGGATCCAGACACGCCCCCTGCAGAGCGTTCCCTTCTTGGTGCCCGCCTCTTTCCCGTGCTCCACCCCTCgaggaccctgggaccccaggacatGCTGTGGATGCTGGATCCCCAGGAGGATGGGGGCAAGGCCCTGCGGGCCTGGCGAGCCTGTTGGCGTCTGTCGTGGGAGCAGCTGCAGCCATGCCTGGACCGGGCTGCCACACTGGCCTTCCGCCGGGACCTGTTCTTCCGCCAGGCCCTGCTTAAGGCGAGGCATGTGCTGGAGGCCCGGCAGGATCTCAGCCTGCGCCCGCTGATCCGGGCTGCTGTCCGAGAGGGCTGTCCCAGGCCCCTGCTGGCCACGCTGGACCAGG TTGCAGCTGCTGCAGGAGACCCTGGTGTGGCAGCCCGGGCTCTGGCCTGTGTGGCGGATGTCCTGGGCTGCATGGCAGAGGGCCAAGGGGGCTTACGGAGTGGGCCAGCTGCCAACCCTGAGTGGATGCGGCCCTTCTCATACCTGGAGTGTGGGGACCTGGCTGGGGGTGTGCAGGCGCTTGCCCAGGAGCGGGACAAGTGGCTGAGCAG GCCAGCCCTGCTTGTGCGAGCTGCCCGCCACTACGAGGGAGCTGGGCAGATTCTGATCCGCCAGGCTGTGATGTCAGCCCAGAACTTTGTCTCCACGGAGCCAGTAGAGCTGCCAGCACCTGGGCAATGGGTGGTGGCTGAGTGCCCGGCTCGTGTGGATTTCTCTG GTGGCTGGAGTGACACGCCACCCCTCGCCTATGAGCTTGGTGGGGCAGTACTGGGTTTGGCTGTACGAGTGGATGGCCGTAGGCCCATCGGGGCCAGGGCACGCCGCATCCCAGAGCCTGAGCTGTGGCTGGCAGTGGGGCCTCGGCAGGACAAGATGGCCATGAAGATCGTGTGCTGGAGCCTAGATGACCTGCAGGATTACTGCCAGCCTCATGCCCCAG GGGCTCTGCTGAAGGCAGCCTTCATCTGTGCGGGGATTGTGCATGTCGGCTCCAAGCTTTCGCTGAGAGAGCAGCTGCTGCATACCTTCGGGGGTGGCTTCGAGCTGCACACCTGGTCTGAGCTGCCCCATGGCTCTGGTCTTG GCACAAGCAGCATCCTGGCAGGCACAGCCCTGGCTGCCTTGCAGAGGGCCGCGGGCCGGCTCGTGGGCACAGAGGCCCTGATCCATGCAGTGCTCCACCTGGAACAGGTGCTCACCACAG GAGGTGGCTGGCAGGACCAAGTGGGTGGTCTAATGCCTGGCATCAAGGTGGGGCGCTCTCGGGCTCAGCTGCCACTGAAGGTGGAGGTGGAAGAGATCACTGTGCCTGAGGGCTTTGTCCAGAAGCTCAATGACCACCTGCTCCTGGTGTACACTGGCAAGACCCGGCTGGCACGGAATCTGCTGCAG GATGTGCTGAGGAGCTGGTATGCCCGGCTGCCTGCCGTCGTGCAGAATGCCCACAGCCTGGTACGGCACACGGAGGAATGTGCTGAAGCCTTCCGCCAAG